The Christensenella timonensis DNA segment TGAGCGCCCCGCCATCACGTTGGTATCCACATAGACAGGGTAGACCGGGTCGGTCACGCCCACGCGCACGTCGGGGGAAAGAAGCTCTTGGAAATTGCCCGTGTCGCACTTGCTGCCGTCCGAAACAAAAATCTCGTCCAGATCGATGTCGATGCCGCGCTCAGCATAGTCGCCTTGCCGGATCGCCGCGCGCAGGAACTCATAGCCCTGCTCCGGGCCGTAACCCATGAATGTTTTTGCGTCCGCCATCTCGCGGGTCGCCGCGTCGATCGCCTGCAGCACCGCCGGGGCTAAGGGGCGCGTCACGTCGCCGATCCCCAGGCGGATCAATTCCTTATCGGGATTTGCCTTGGTATATTCCGCTACGCGGTGCGCAATCTCGGAAAACAGGTAACTGCCCTGAAGCCGCGCAAAATTCTGGTTGACCTTAAACATATGATATCTCCTAAAAATAAATTTCTATACATCTTTAATAATATACTATATATACAAAAAAATCTACAGCGGAATCCCGTCAAAGTTTTCGCCGCTTAAAACGAGCACATCGCCGGTTAACAGTAAGGTGGAGCCGTTGGGAACAATACTTTGGCCGTCCCGCTTTATCATTACAACCAAAATGCCTTCAGGGATGTTGGCTTCGTTAAGCGTACGCCCGTTCCACGGATTGCGGGTATCTATCGTTACCTCAATCAGATGCATTTCCGCTTCGTCCTGGTAGTCGGTAAAGGTCTTGAATACCGAGTTGTCTTTTTCCACCAGTTTAAGCTTCTTGGCGAGAAGGGGCGTCAGCGTGCCTTGTACGGCAACGGAGAAGAGCGCGACGAAAAAAACGATATGGAAAACGTCGTTTTTGATGCCCACGCCGAAGGTGAGGGCAAAGATCGCAAACACGATGGAAGCCGCGCCGCGCATGCCCACCCATGAAACGAATAGTTTCTCCTTGGTTGGGAACTTAAACCAGCTCAAAATGCCGAACACAGCCGCGGGCCGGGCCACAAAGATCAGGAACAGGGAAATCAGCACGGCGGGCACAATGATTGCCGGGATCTGCGACGGGAAAGACAGCAGGCCGAGCATGAAGAACAGGATCATCTGCATGATCCATGAAAGGCCGTCAAAGAAATGCACCAGCGTCCGTTTGTATTTGATCTTGGTATTGCCGAGCATGATGCCCATGATATATACGCACAGGTAACCGTTGCCGCCGATTTGCTGGCACAGCGCATAGCCCAGTACAACGATGGCGACGACATAAATCGTATAAAGGCCCTCGATCTCAAAATTGATGCGTTTTAAAATAAAGATGGACAAAAAGGCAAGCGCAAAGCCCACGCCCGCGCCGAAAATAAGCTGCATGGCGACCATGGAAACAATCGAGGTTTCGCCGTTTGTGGACATCATCGTCAGCACGGCGATGGTGAGCATGTAGGCGATGGGGTCGTTAGAGCCGCTTTCCACTTCGAGCATGGAGGCAAGGCCCCCCTTTAAGTTCAGCTTGCGCGAACGCAGGATGGAAAAGACGGAGGCAGCATCCGTCGAAGCAACGACAGCGCCGACGAGCATACCCTCCAAAAGGGTCGTCTTGAGCACGATCCAGCTGAACCACCCTACCAGCAGGGCGGTGATGACAACGCCCGCCGTGGCAAGCCAGATGGACGGCGCGATGACAGGTTTGGCGGTTTTCCAGTTGGTACCGAAGCCGCCGTAAAACATGATGAAGATCAGGCAGAACGAGCTGACCGTCTCCACGAGCGAATAATTGTCGAACTGGATACCGGCGATGCCGTCCGAGCCGAAAAGCATGCCCAGCACCAAAAAAATAAGCAAGGCGGGGATACCGAAGCGGTATAGCAGCTTGCTCGAAAAAACGCACAAAAGGAGAACGGTTGCGGCAAGTATCAACATTGGGATCATAGGCTTCTCCTTCCACAAAAAATATTATACTATATTAATATAACAGTAAAAACGCAAACATGAAACATCCTTTTTTTGGAAATCAGTTTCTAAAATGTTTCAGGAAAGCTGAAAAATGGTATTGTCATATTTACGGAACCCAGCCTGTGCATTACAATAATGGTATGAAAAACGGGAGAAAACAATGAAGAAAAAACGGACAAAGATTATTATCCTGATCGTGGTTGCGGCCATCTTATGCACGATACTTATTTATTTGTGCGCCGGAAACTATGCCGCGGCAGGCGAAGCCCTGCAGGCCATGCAGCCGGGAAACGGCGTTAGCGTGGCGCAGGATGCAAAAACGATCGCCTTTATACCGGATACGAAAACGCAGGACGGTTTTATTTTTTATCCGGGCGGCAAAGTGGATGCGGAGGCGTACGCCATGTTTGCCCGCGACCTGGCTGAGCAGGGCGTGCTTTGCGTGATTGTTAAAATGCCGTTTGACCTTGCCGTGTTTAACGTAAGCGGCGCGAAAGACGTGCTGGACGCTTATCCGGATATTGAGAACTGGGCGATCGGCGGCCATTCGCTGGGCGGGGTGATGGCGGCGGAATATGCGAAAAATGACGATCGGGTCACGGATATCGTATTTTTGGCATCTTACCCCAATTCCGACCTTTCGCGCAGCGCGAAGCGGGCGCTGAGCATTACGGCGGAAAACGACGAGGTGCTCGATTGGGATAAATACGCAGCGGCAGAAGCTAAGCTTCCGGCTGACGCCATATCTTACCGGATCGAGGGCGGCAACCATTCGGGCTTTGGCAGCTATGGGCACCAGAGCGGCGACGGGCAGGCAACGGTCAGTCCTGCACAGCAGCAAAAAGAGGCTGCGGACAAGGTCGCAGTGTGGATGAAGGACAGCGCGGAGCGGACAGGAGATTGAAATGAAGTACGATTTTACGACATGCGTTTTGCGGAATGGCGGACATTCCGTGAAATGGGAAGAGATGAAACAGAAAAATCCGGAGGTGCAAAAAGGGATCGTGCCCTTATCGGTCGCGGACATGGAGTTTGTGACCGCGCCGGAGATCGTCGGCGGGCTTCAGGAATATGTCGGCAGGGAAGCGCTCGGCTATACGCAGGCTACGGACGCTTATTTTAGCGCAGTCGTGTCCTGGATGAAAAAGAGGCATGGCTGGGATATCCAAAAGGAATGGATCGTTCCCGCACCGGGCGTAGTCGCTTCGCTGGGGATCGCGGTGAGCGCGCTTACGCAGCCGGGCGACGGGGTGGTCATCATGACGCCCGTCTATTATCCGTTTTACATGGTGGTAAAATATACCGGGCGCAGCCTGCAGGAGAACGCGCTCAAGGAAACAGGCAAGGGATACGAGATCGATTTTGACGATCTGGAAAAAAAGCTTAGCGATCCAAATAATAAGATGCTCATCCTATGCAGCCCGCACAACCCGGTCGGGCGCGTATGGACGAGGGCAGAGCTTTTGCGCGTGGGAGAGCTGTGTGAGAAGTACGGCGCAGTGGTGGTGGCGGACGAGATCCATCACGACCTGGTCATGCCGGGATATGAGCACACCGTGTTTACGCAGGCAAAGGAAACGTTTGCCGACTTCTCGGTGATCTGTACCGCGCCCAGCAAGACGTTCAACCTGGCAGGGATGCAGACGTCCAATATTATCATCAAAAATAAAGAGATGCGTGAAAAGTTTGAGAAGGCAAAGCTGGCGACAGGGATATTCGAGCTTAACGCCCTCGGCTATGAAGCGTGCCGCATCGCGTATACGCAATGCGGGGCGTGGCTTGATGAACTGGTTCATGTGATCGACGAAAACCGCGGCTTTGTGGAGGCTTTTTTGCAGGAGAACCTGCCGAAGATCAAGGCGGCGCGGCTGGAGGGTACGTATTTGCAGTGGCTCGACCTGCGCGGCTACGGTATCCCGCACCTTGAGCTGGAGCGGATGATGACACAAGCGCAGTTGTTTTTTGACGAGGGATATATTTTTGGCAAGGCAGGCGAAGGGTTTGAGCGTTTAAACCTCGCGTGCCCCAAAAGCGTGCTGAAAAGCGCGCTTGAAAGGCTGGAAAGGGTTTTAAGAAAATAATCCGCTCATACGACGACAAGCCCCATGAGCTTTGCAAGCTCGGCCGCCTGCGCGACCGTCACGACCATGCCAAACAGGTCGTCGGCCGTTACGGTGATACCTGAAATATCGCACGTCGTCATGTCGATTTTTTTCAGGGGCGTCTTGAAAAAGGTTGCCCGCAGGAAAACGCAGGCGTCAAAGCCAAGGCCTTTGAAAACGCATTCGCCGAACTCGGCGTTGGAGAAATCGCTTTTGGAAAAGCAGCAGCTTTGCAGCTTTGCGGATGAAAAATTGGTATAAGCGAAATTACAGTCCGCGGCGGAGAAGTTTTTGAAAAAAGCACGGAAACAGTTCATGCCAACACCTTTGGAAGAAAGCATTTCGCATCGGTTGAAATAAACGTTCTCCAAATTGCTGTTGGAAAAATCGCACAGCGAAAAGCGTACGTCGATCAATTCTGTTTTGCCGAAATCGCAGTCGATGAATTTGCAATTTTCAAATACCATATTGCGGAAACAGAGCCGGGACAGGTCGACCTCCTGGAAGGTAACGCCGCTGATCTGCTTGTTTTCAATATCCCGCTCTTCCAGGCGGGCTTCCTCCAAACAGCTTTCGGACAATTCGCCCCCGCGCAAGGGTTCTGAAAATTCTGGTTTCAATATCTTCATTGTATCGTTTCTCCATTCTTCGTCTTTTTTCCATTATATCATGCGCAATGTTCATGTAATGTTAACAGCGCGTTCCCTTTTCAATAAATTTTTGCTGTGATACAATGAAAAAAAAGAAGCATCCTGAAAAAGGAAAAAATGGGGTTCTTTATGAAAAAGTTATCGATCATCGTACCTGTGTACTATAATGAACAGAACCTGCGGCCGCTGTATGACGACCTAAAGGAAAAAGTACTTGCGACGTTGCCGTGCGACTATGAGATCGTCTTTGTGGACGATGGTTCCAAGGACGGCTCTTTTGGGGTCATGCAGGAGCTAAAGCAAATGGACAGCAAAATCAGGACGGTGAGGCTTACGCGGAATTTTGGGGAACATGCGGCGCTTCTGGCCGGTCTTTCCGTTTGCAGCGGAGACTGTGCGGTGCGCAAGGCGGCGGATTTACAGGAACCGTCGGAAATGATCCTGGAAATGTTTGAAAAATATGAGGAAGGCAACAAGGTCGTGCTGGCGGTTCGTGCCGACCGCGAAGACCCGGCCGGACAGAAAGCGCTTTCTTCCCTTTATACGAATACCGTGCGCAGGTTTGCGCTCAAAAATATGCCGGAAGGCGGGCTGGATTCGTTTTTGATCGACCGCCAGATCATCGACCTGATTGTGAATATGAACGAGAACAATGCGCCCATCACGGAGCTCATCCTTTGGAGCGGATTTGCATCCGCGCATGTGTATTATGTGCGTAAAAAACGAGAGGTAGGGAAATCGGGCTGGACACTTTCCAAAAAGGTCAAGATGACAATGGATTCCCTGCTGGGCTTCTCTTATTTTCCCGTCCGCTGTATCCTTGGCGTAGGCGGCGTGAGCTTTATCGCTGCGGTGTTGTGGGGCATTGTGCTTTTGGTACTCTCCCTTATGGGGTACACGGTGGAGCCGTACATCGTGCTTGCATTCCTGCTCGTTTTGGTGATGGGCATCGTAATGGTCGCCATGGGCGTACTGGGGGAATATTTATGGCGCACGTTCGACGCGGCGCGTAGACGTCCGGTGTTTATCATCGACGAAACCGACGATACAAGCAAGGAATAATGCGGGAGAGCATATTTTGCATATAGAATTTGGAAGCGATATCGATACGCAGGCAAATAAAAACGTACGCAAAAAAACAGGCGAGAACCATCTTTGGGAGGAAGCCTGTTTGTTTCGTTCGGGACGCGATGCGCTGCGCATGCTGGCAAAAAAGCTTTATCCTGCACATACAAGGGCTTTTATTCCCGCGCTTAGCTGTGTATCCATGGTAAGCCCGTTCCGGCAGAACGGTATCGGGGTTGTTTATTATCCATTAAAACGGGATTTCACAGCGGACTATGGCTTTCTGGACGGACGGCTCCGGGACGGGGATATCGTTGTGTATATGGACTATTTTGGCATCCCGACAGCGCGCGCGCACGAAGAGCGGCGGCATTATTTTTCCCGCAAGAAAAAACAATTGGACGGCCTGGTCACGATCGACGACCGGACGCACAGCTTAAGGCGGGCGGCAAAGGCAAACTTTTCAGCAGACTATATGCTATTCAGCGTGCGGAAGTGGGCGTCGTTTCCGGATGGCGGATTGCTTCTTTCAAGGGAGCCGTTTGCAGCGGCCTGCGACCCGTACGACAGTACCTACCGGGACTTGAAAAAACGGGCGATGGACTTGAAAAGCGAGTACCTGCAAACCGGAAACGCGCAGGCCAAGCGGGAATTCATCCGCTTGTTCCAGCAGGCGGAACAGGGACTGAGCGCGGAAAACCGCGTGATAGGAATGAGCGAACCATCCGCGCAGCTGCTGAAAACCATTGATTTTGCCAAAGTGGAAACGCAAAGAAGGCAAAATGCAGGGGTTTTATTCCGCATGCTGTATGAATATTCGCTGCTGCCGGAGGTGTTGGAAGGGCCGCTGTTTTTCCCGGTAATGGCCGAACACCAAAAGGCCGCGCAGCAATACCTTGCGAAAAACGGCATTTATTGCCCGGTCATCTGGCCTTTGCAGGGTGATGCGCGGGGCGTGTGCGGAGTATGCGAGGATATTGCGGGGCGTATGCTCGCCGTGCCTTGCGACCAAAGATATTCGATACAGGAAATGGAGTATATCGGCGAAAAGATCCTTACCGCCGTGCGCCTTTAGCGGACGGGCCGGCAGGGCCAGCGCAAATCAGGTTGTTTAAGCTGGTAAAAAATGGTTTATTTTAAAGTAGGTAAAAAGTAAAGGAGTGTGATGAACATGAAAGAGAAAAAAGTCTCGAAGGTCATCACAGATAAGGAGTTTAATCGGCTGATAGCCAGCAAAAATGTCCAAAAAGCTGTGATGGTAAAAGACAACAAAGTTTTCAAATACGGATATGACCGCTGATGAAACGATAAAACTTCCCCGCAAATAAGGCGGGGATTTTTTATTGCCCAAACAAATTACTGGAAGGCGCCGGCGATCCATCCCGCCACATTGCCCGCGAGCGAGACGAAGG contains these protein-coding regions:
- a CDS encoding MalY/PatB family protein encodes the protein MKYDFTTCVLRNGGHSVKWEEMKQKNPEVQKGIVPLSVADMEFVTAPEIVGGLQEYVGREALGYTQATDAYFSAVVSWMKKRHGWDIQKEWIVPAPGVVASLGIAVSALTQPGDGVVIMTPVYYPFYMVVKYTGRSLQENALKETGKGYEIDFDDLEKKLSDPNNKMLILCSPHNPVGRVWTRAELLRVGELCEKYGAVVVADEIHHDLVMPGYEHTVFTQAKETFADFSVICTAPSKTFNLAGMQTSNIIIKNKEMREKFEKAKLATGIFELNALGYEACRIAYTQCGAWLDELVHVIDENRGFVEAFLQENLPKIKAARLEGTYLQWLDLRGYGIPHLELERMMTQAQLFFDEGYIFGKAGEGFERLNLACPKSVLKSALERLERVLRK
- a CDS encoding pentapeptide repeat-containing protein → MKILKPEFSEPLRGGELSESCLEEARLEERDIENKQISGVTFQEVDLSRLCFRNMVFENCKFIDCDFGKTELIDVRFSLCDFSNSNLENVYFNRCEMLSSKGVGMNCFRAFFKNFSAADCNFAYTNFSSAKLQSCCFSKSDFSNAEFGECVFKGLGFDACVFLRATFFKTPLKKIDMTTCDISGITVTADDLFGMVVTVAQAAELAKLMGLVVV
- a CDS encoding potassium/proton antiporter, which codes for MIPMLILAATVLLLCVFSSKLLYRFGIPALLIFLVLGMLFGSDGIAGIQFDNYSLVETVSSFCLIFIMFYGGFGTNWKTAKPVIAPSIWLATAGVVITALLVGWFSWIVLKTTLLEGMLVGAVVASTDAASVFSILRSRKLNLKGGLASMLEVESGSNDPIAYMLTIAVLTMMSTNGETSIVSMVAMQLIFGAGVGFALAFLSIFILKRINFEIEGLYTIYVVAIVVLGYALCQQIGGNGYLCVYIMGIMLGNTKIKYKRTLVHFFDGLSWIMQMILFFMLGLLSFPSQIPAIIVPAVLISLFLIFVARPAAVFGILSWFKFPTKEKLFVSWVGMRGAASIVFAIFALTFGVGIKNDVFHIVFFVALFSVAVQGTLTPLLAKKLKLVEKDNSVFKTFTDYQDEAEMHLIEVTIDTRNPWNGRTLNEANIPEGILVVMIKRDGQSIVPNGSTLLLTGDVLVLSGENFDGIPL
- a CDS encoding glycosyltransferase family 2 protein translates to MKKLSIIVPVYYNEQNLRPLYDDLKEKVLATLPCDYEIVFVDDGSKDGSFGVMQELKQMDSKIRTVRLTRNFGEHAALLAGLSVCSGDCAVRKAADLQEPSEMILEMFEKYEEGNKVVLAVRADREDPAGQKALSSLYTNTVRRFALKNMPEGGLDSFLIDRQIIDLIVNMNENNAPITELILWSGFASAHVYYVRKKREVGKSGWTLSKKVKMTMDSLLGFSYFPVRCILGVGGVSFIAAVLWGIVLLVLSLMGYTVEPYIVLAFLLVLVMGIVMVAMGVLGEYLWRTFDAARRRPVFIIDETDDTSKE
- a CDS encoding alpha/beta hydrolase — its product is MKKKRTKIIILIVVAAILCTILIYLCAGNYAAAGEALQAMQPGNGVSVAQDAKTIAFIPDTKTQDGFIFYPGGKVDAEAYAMFARDLAEQGVLCVIVKMPFDLAVFNVSGAKDVLDAYPDIENWAIGGHSLGGVMAAEYAKNDDRVTDIVFLASYPNSDLSRSAKRALSITAENDEVLDWDKYAAAEAKLPADAISYRIEGGNHSGFGSYGHQSGDGQATVSPAQQQKEAADKVAVWMKDSAERTGD